The proteins below are encoded in one region of Pseudomonas sp. SCB32:
- the imuA gene encoding translesion DNA synthesis-associated protein ImuA — MGSVVALDTLFHQRQVWKGQPQGLPPSLQPTGHTVLDATLPSGGWPEAALSEILLAAEGTGELQLVWPTLARLSAAGERIVLVAPPHIPYPAAWQAAGVALDQLAIVQASGRDALWAAEQCLRSGSCGAVLCWPQQADDRALRRLQVAAETGQALAIAYRSQREALNPSPAALRLALDANPAQLRVLKCRGGLAPARPIPLPWH, encoded by the coding sequence ATGGGCAGCGTGGTCGCGCTCGACACCCTGTTCCATCAGCGCCAGGTCTGGAAGGGCCAGCCCCAGGGCCTGCCGCCCAGCCTGCAGCCCACTGGCCACACGGTGCTGGATGCCACCCTGCCCAGCGGCGGTTGGCCGGAAGCGGCGCTCAGCGAAATCCTCCTGGCCGCCGAAGGCACCGGCGAGCTGCAACTGGTCTGGCCGACCCTCGCGCGGCTCAGCGCAGCCGGCGAACGCATTGTGCTGGTCGCCCCCCCCCACATCCCCTACCCGGCCGCCTGGCAGGCCGCCGGGGTCGCGCTGGATCAGCTCGCCATCGTGCAAGCCAGCGGCCGCGACGCCCTCTGGGCCGCCGAGCAATGCCTGCGCTCGGGCAGTTGCGGCGCCGTGCTGTGCTGGCCGCAACAGGCCGACGACCGCGCCCTGCGCCGTCTGCAGGTGGCCGCCGAAACCGGGCAGGCCCTGGCCATCGCCTACCGCTCGCAGCGTGAAGCGCTCAACCCCTCGCCCGCCGCCCTGCGCCTGGCGCTGGACGCCAATCCGGCGCAGCTGCGCGTGCTCAAGTGCCGGGGCGGCCTGGCGCCGGCGCGGCCCATCCCGCTGCCCTGGCACTGA